The Actinotalea sp. JY-7876 sequence GCGCCACGGCGTGCAGCTGACCCGCGACGGTGGCGACGATCGCCATGAGCCATGCGAACCGGCTGATCCACCGGGCGTGCTGTGCCGTGATCTCCATGGCGTGCTCCTCTGCTGGGCGCGGCCCCGGTCGGGGCTCGGTTCCGACGCTAGGAACCCCGGACCCGGCGGTCGTCCTGCCGCGAGACGAGCCGCGCCGCTCCTCGAGGAGGACGGGCGCCTCCTGCGGAAGGAGGACGGCCCGGTCACCCGCCCCGGCGTACCGTCGAACCGTGACCCGCAGGAGCTGGTCCTTCGACATCGCGCTCGCGCTCGCCGTCGGCGTGCTGGGGCAGCTCGAGGCGTGGTGGGGCGTCGGCGCGACGCACCGCCAGGGTCCGTTGTGGGCGCAGGCGACGCTGTACGCCGTCACGGCTGCGCTCCTGGTCGTGCGGCGGGTCCACCCGCTCGGTTGCCTGGTCGCGATCGTGGTGGTGAGCGCGGTCGAGTTCGCGGTCTTCGGGTCGCCCGAGGGCACCGCCGTCGCGCTGTCGATGCTCGTCGCCGGGTACACCGTGGGGCGGCGGCTCCCCGCCCGCCGCGCCTGGGCGGCTCCCGTGCTCGGCGTCGTCTTCTGGGCCGCCTGGTCCGTGTTCGACCCGGTGAACGACGGTGCCGCGGCCCCGGAACGGCTGGGCACGATGGTGTGGATGTCGCCGTTCGTCATCGCCTGGCTCGTCGGCGTCCTGCTGCGCCTGTCGGCGACCAACGCCGAGCAGCGTCGCGCGTCGCGCCGGCAGCAGGAGGCGCAGGCGGTCGCCGAGGAGCGCAACCGGATCGCCCGTGAGCTGCACGACGTGCTCGGGCACTCCGTCAGCGTCATGACCGTGCAGGCGTCCGCCGTGCGACGGCGGCTGACGGCGGACCAGGCCGTCGAGCGGCAGGCGCTGGAGACGGTGGAGGCCGTCGGTCGGGGGGCACTCACCGAGATGCGGCGGATGGTCAGCGCGCTGCGCCAGGCGGACGACAGCACGCTCCTGGCCCCCGCGCCGGGCCTGGACCAGGTCGACGGGCTGGCGGAGCAGTTCCGGACGGCCGGACTGCCCGTCGAGGTCAGCGTCAGCGGCACGCCGCGCGCGCTGGCACCGGCGCTGGACCTCACGGCGTACCGCATCGTGCAGGAGGGCCTGACGAACGCGCTCCGTCACGCCGACCGTCCGAACCGCGCCGAGGTCACCCTGCGCTACGCGACCGACCACATCCAGGTCGCGGTGCGCGACGACGGTCGTGGCGCCGCCCCGGCGGAGCAGGCCCCGCCGGGCAGCGGCCTTCTCGGCATGCGGGAGCGCGTCGCGGTCTTCGGTGGCTCGCTCGTGGCCAGGGCCCGGCCCGGCGGCGGCTTCGAGCTGGTCGCGTCCCTGCCTCTGGACCCGGCATGAGCGCGGCGACCGGGACGGCGGGCGCCGAGCGGATCGACGTGCTGATCGTCGACGACCAGGCGCTCGTCCGCACCGGCTTCCGGCTCGTCCTCGAGATCGAGCCCGACCTCCGCGTCGTCGGCGAGGCGGCCGACGGCGAGGCCGCCGTGGCTCGGGCGGCCGAGCTCCAGCCCGACGTCGTGCTGATGGACGTGCGCATGCCGGGCGTCGACGGGATCGAGGCGACCCGGCGACTGACCGCCGGCGGGAACGCCCCGCGCGTCGTCATGCTGACGACGTTCGACATGGACGAGTACGTCTACGACGCGCTCCGCGCCGGGGCGAGCGGCTTCCTGCTCAAGGACACCGAGCCGGAGCTCCTCGTCGCAGGGCTCCGGGCCGTCCACCGCGGCGAGGCGCTCCTCGGCCCGACCGTGGTGCGGCGCCTGATCGAGTCCTACCTCGAGCGTCCTCGGGCCGTCGACGAGGACAGCACGGCCGCAGCGCTCGCCCGGCTGACCGAGCGCGAGCGGGAGACCTTGCGGCTGCTGGCCGAGGGGCTCACCAACGCGGAGATCGCGCAGCGCCTCTACGTCGCGGAGACCACGGTGAAGACGCACGTCGGCCGAGTCCTGATGAAGCTGGACCTGCGCGACCGGGTCCACGCCGTCATCTACGCGTACGAGACGGGGCTGGTGACCGGACCGAGCCGCTGAGCTCTGGCAACGCCGCCCCTTGTTGTCGGACCCGGGGCGGGTCGATGCTGATGGTGACAGGCCTCGGCCCCCGCGGCCGGGGTCATGTCCGGGCACTGCCCATCGGGACGGCGCCCACGGGTCGACCGAGAGGCAGCTGCCATGCGCCCGAACGAGCTCGACGTGACGCTCCACCTGGACCAGGTGCTCGTCAACAAGACCGAGGACAGCGGCGGCGACGATCCGTACCTGTGGGTCCTCGGCTTCAAGGTCGACGCGGACACGATCGGGCCCCCGGCGGTGGGCACGCTCGTGCCGACCATCGGTGTCCGGACCGTCGTCGGGCCCCCCTCGCTCCCGTGGCTGGTGGGACCGGGCTCGGTGAACGCCGGCCCGACGCCGCTGACCATCCCCGCCACCCTGGGCACGCGCAGCCTGCGCCTGCGGCCTGCGCTCATCGAGGGCGCCGGGTGGTTCGACGGCCTGGCGGGGATCGTGGCCCTGGTCTGGGACCAGGACGCGTTCGCCCCCTCGACGTCGGAGGCGGGGCACGCGGCATTCAACGCGGCCTTCGGCCCGGCGCTGGCCCACGAGCTCCAGACGCTCCTCCAGGGCGACCCCGGGTATGACGCCGCGCTCAACACCGATGCGGCCGGGAACCCGCTCCCGGACCCGCCCGAGGGGTTCGGCCTGCCGTTCCGGATCAGGCGGATGGCGGACCCGGCCGGGTTGAGCAACGCCGTCCGCGAGCTCACCCGGCGGGTCAAGGGCGCGATCCGCGGGCCGATCAGGTCCGCGCTCACCGACGCGGCCGGCTGGGACGAGATCATCGACCCGGACGACCTGCTCGGTGCTGACGCTGCGGTCTTCACCGGACGCCAGCTCTCGGCCAGCCAGCAGTCGATCGTGCTCCGCTACACCGACGACGAGGCCGACTACGAGATCCGGGGCGGGGCCCGCGCGACCCGGGTGCGCCAGCACCGGCTCGCGTCGTCGGTCATCTCGCTGACCTCGACCTATGCCGACAGCGCCAGCGTGACGACGCGCGTGTGCTGGTTCCCGGAGCGCACCTACGTCGCCACCGCGACCCGCCTGACCAGCACGACGCGCCTGCAGGTCCTCAACATCGGGAACGCGGCGCCGGTGGAGGTGCGGTGGTTCCTCGACGAGACGCCCCTGCCGGCGCCCACCGGTGCGGTGCCGGTGCAGCTGAGCGGCGTCGCCGCCATCACGGGCGGTCCCGGCAAGCCGTTGGCCGACGCCTTCCCCGGCGGACCGGGCACCCTGGCGTACTCCTGCTCGGGCACGACGCTGGACCTCAGCAACGCCGCCGGCGACGGGGTGTGGTCGGGCACGGTGCGGGCGATCCTCGCCTACGCCGGCGACCCGCCCCTCATCCCGCCCTTCCCGGCCTCGTCGCAGGACATCTGGGACCGCGGCTACGAGCTCGTCGAGGACCTGAGCATCGTCACGGTCGAGGTCCGGATGGACTCGCAGTACGTCGCGGACGTGAAGCGGTGCCTGGGAACGGTCAAGGACATCGACCTGAAGCGGATCCCCGTCGTCCTCGGACCCCGCATCGACCTGGGCGACCCGCACCCGAACTGGTCGGTCCTCCAGGAGGTCGCGCGCGAGCAGGACCTGTTCGCCTCCCTCGTCGAGCGCACCCGCGAGGAGGTCCGCGGCGGGATCGCCTCGCGCCTGTCGGCCGAGCAGCTCCGGACCCTCGACACCCTGCGCGTCGAAGGGCTGCTCACCGGCGAGGAGGTGGCGACCATCCGGGCACGGGCCGCGGTCCGCTGACGTCTCGCCCTCGAACCGGTGCGTTCGTGAGGCGGCCGGTGAGCAGGAGCGTCACGGCGCCTCGGGTGCCGCGCCGGCGTCCCGTCCCCGGCGTCCGCCGGTGAGCCTCGCCAACGGATCGGCGAGGAACAGCAGCAGCAGCCAGAACATCCCGACGCGCGGGGCCACCACCGCGAGCACGAGCGCGACCAGCAGCAGCCCGAGCGCCACGGCCCCGTTGCGCAGCGTGAGCGAGCCGCGGACCTCCGCGCGCTGGAGCTCGGGCTCACGGACGGCCAGCCACTCGATGAGCAGGATGCTGCCGGTCGTCACGATCATCGTCGAGATGTACAGCGCGTTGACGGCGGGGACGTCGGTGCCGTCGTCGGCCAGGAGCTGCGTGGTGAACGGGATGAGCACGATGCTCGCGAGCCACAGGAAGTTGGCCCACAGCATCGCCCGGGAGTAGTCCTGGAGGTGCTCGAAGACCCGGTGGTGCCCCACCCAGAAGCTGGCGATGACCACGAAGCTGATGGCGAACGCGAGGAAGGTCCCGGCCTCCTGCGTGAGCAGCTCGGCCACCGTGCGCTGCTCCCCGTCCGTGACGACGTCGACCAGCGGCAGCACGAGCAGCGTGATCGCGATGGCCACCGCCGCGTCGGTGAAGTTGACGAGACGGTCAAGGCCTCGGTCCGTGCGCACGCTCGCCATCGCCGCCCCCCCTGCGTCGTCCCCAGCCTAGGAAGGTGGGCGCGGCACGGCGCGGCGTGGGCGACGGCGGGGCGCGGTCACGTCTCAACCCCGGCCGGCCGGGGCCGATGGATCGTGCGAAGACATGACCGGATGATCGAGTCGACGACGGTTCCCCTCTCACCGCTCGACGCCACGCACGATTCCCCCGAACCAAGGAGGTCGACACCGTGCGTCGAACCCTCAGCGTCGCGCTCCTGGCACTCGTCCTGACCGGCGCCTTGACGGCCTGCGGCACGAGTGGGACGCCCCCGTCGTCCGGGACTCCAGCGGCGACGCCCACCCCGTCCGAGACCGCCACACCGACAGCAGCCGATGTCGAGCTCCCTGACGAGCTCGCACTGCTCGGCGTGACCGAGGTCGACACTCCCGACGGCACGCCGTACGCCCGTGTCACCCTGGCAGCGGACCACCCGGCGCTCACGATCGACGAGACGAAGGTCGACCCTGCGGTCCTCGAGGCCGGGTACACCCACGACCAGCTGGCCCAGATCACCTCCGTCGGCGCGCTGTGGGTCGTCGAAGAGGGGGTCGACTCGATCCTGGTCGATTCCGTCCGCGTCGACGAGTGGGCTGCTGCGAACATGCACCGGTACATGGAGAGCAGCCGCCCCGACGTCCTCGAAGCGCTGGACGAACGCACCGAGGGAAAGGCGCTCAGCGCCCTCGTCGACAACGACGTCCTGGGCAAGCGCGCGGAACGCGGCTACGCCCTGGCGTACGAGCCTGGGGCTGCCAGGATCCAGAGGTTCCACATGGCCGCCGGTGAGCACACCCTGGCCCCGAACGGTGACCCTGCCGTGACGTTCACGGGATTCCTCGTTCGCCTCACGAACGCGCCCGGAGGGCAGCTCGAAGGCTCGATTCTGTGCTTCGAGCAGGCAGTCGCCTTCGCCGACGTCGACGGGCAGTGGCTCATGTCGAGCTGGCGCAACAGCTTCGTCTACGCCGACCGTGCCGTGTGCGCCGAACGCGGCTACGACGACCGCTGGGGACCCATCAGCTGAACCAGCCGGACTCCGCGCGTCCCTGGATCGCGCTGACGCCCCGGATCCGGCGCGATGGTCTTGACCCTCATGTGGGTCGAGGGCCCACAGTGGGCGCGTGCACGACGACCTGCTCAGCATCGGCGCCCTGGCCCGCGCCGGCGGCCTACCCGTCTCCGCCCTACGGTTCTACGACGCCGCCGGGGTGCTCCGCCCGGCGCACGTCGACCCGGTCACGGGCTACCGCTGGTACACCTCGGCCCAGGTCCACACGGCACGGCTGATCGCTGACCTGCGGCGGGCAGGGCTGCCCATCGTCGACCTGGTCGCCGTCCTCGAGGCCCCGCACGAGGCGCACGACGTCCTGGCCCGGCATCGTCGCCGGCTCGAGGAGGACATGACCGCGGCGGCCGCGCACCTCGATGCGGCGCAGAGCATCCTGGATCAGCCCGGTCGCTGCTCGATCGCTGCCGAGGACCTTCGCGCGGCGATCGCCGCCGTCCGGCACGCGGTCGGCGCCGACACGGCCTGGCCGGGGCTCGCCGGCGTCCTGCTCCATCTCGACGGGACCGCGCTGCGCCTCGTCGCCGGCGACCGGTCCCGCATCGCGGTCTCGACGGTGCCGGCGCGGCAGCCCTCCGGCCCCCAGACGCGCGTCGTCGCGTCACTCGCGTTCCTCGACGAGATCGCGGCGGGACCGCTGCCGGACGTCGGGCCGGTCGTTCTCGGCCCCCGCGTCCTCGAGGTCCTGGGTCGGCAGACCGAGCCGCTCGACGCGGCGTTCCCGGACTACCAGCAGCTCCTGCGCTCCAGCAGGCCGGGCGCGACCGTCGCGTCCGACGAGCTGGCCGAGAGCGTCGAAGGGGCCGGCGACATCGTCGTCCTGCGGCTCGACGGAGACCGAGTCGGTGTCACGCCCCCGCGCGACGGAGACGCGTTCGGCTTCTCGCGGACGTTCCTTCTCGACGCGGTTCGCGCCGCACGAGCGGAGACCGTCGCCCTGGCGCTCGACGAGCGGTCCGCCCTGAGTCTGACCCCGGCAGATCGCCCGGACCACGTCGGCCTCATGATGCCGATCCGCCTGCACACCTGATCCGACGAGTACCCCGCCGCCCGCCGACGGCCAACGCCGCGCACGCAGCCAGGCCCACCGCCGTCGCGCAGAGCGCCCAGCCCGGCGACGCGTGCTGGGCGAGGGCCCCGAGGATCATGGTCGTCGCCATCACCGGCACAAGCTGAACCAACCCCACGATCGCCTGCACCCGCGCGAGGTGCGTCCGGGGTGCGCTGCCGAGCACCAGCGGGGCCAACCGCGCGACGAACGCCCCGTTCCCGAACCCGAAGACCAGCGCGCCGGCGACGGCGACCGCTACCGCCCGGGGACCCTCGAGCGCCGCACCGCCCGCAAGAACGAGAGCCCCCACCGCACTCGCCGCGAGCCCGCTCGCCCCGGCAGCCACTCCCACCCGCGGAGCCAGCCGCCGACGTCGCGCCGTCAGGAGCGCCGCGCTGATCACCCCGGCACCCACCGCGCCGGCCACCACGCCGGTCGGACCCGCCCCCCAGCCCGTCGCCCGGCCGAGCAGCGGCACGAGAAGAGCCGGGACCGGCAGCATGAGCGCTGCGCCCGCGCCGGCAAGGAGGAGCGCGTCCCGCAAGCCCGGTGTTCGGGCCACGACGCGAAAGCCGTCGACCAGGTCGAGTCGCCCGCCGTGCGGCCCACCGACAGGCCGCGCGTCCGGCGACGAGCCGGGCATGTCCTGGACCGCGATGAGGACGCACAGCCCGACGCCCAGCAGCACCGCATCCCACCAGGCGATCGCCGGAAGCCCCACGGCGCCGACCAGGAGGCCACCCAGCGGCGCAGCGGCCATCAGCACGGCCTGGCTCAAGCCCTGCCGCAGCGCAAGGGCACGGGTCAGCTGGTCGTCCGGGACCAGGCGGCGCGGCTGCGAGCCCGCAGCCGGGAGGCAGAACGCGGTCACCGTGCCGAGCGCCAACGACGACGCCATGAGCAACCAGGCCGGCGACCCGAACCGCGCGAGCGCCAGAGCCAGGACGGCGGTCAGCATGAGCAGCACGGCCTCGCCGACAATGAGGATCCGGCGCGCGCCCACACGGTCGGCGACGGCCCCTCCCACGACCAGCAGGACCACGCGGGGCAGCGCGCTGAGCGTCAGGACCACGGCCGCCGTCGAGCCACCAAGTCCAGAGGCTGCCCATCCGAGGGCGAACATCAGCACGGCATCACCGAGCCGCGAGACGGTGAAGCCGCCGACCCAGGCGAGGTAGGAGCGGGGCAGCGCCCGCGGCGATGCATCAGCAACGGTCATGGCGGAACGCTCACGCCTCGACCTGGTCGAGGGTCAAGAGCAGAGGGCTCGAGCGACCTGCCGTGCCCGGCCAGCCGACCCCGAGGCGGGTCGAGCTATCCGCCGAGGTGCTGCTGCAGCGCCGCGGCGAGGAAGTCGTCGACCGCCTGGTGGTACCGGCCGGGCTGGTCGCGCCGGACGCAGTGACCCGAGTCCGGGACGACGACCGTCCGGACACGCGGGTTGTGCAGGAGCTCGGGGCGGGGTGCCATCTCCGATGTCGGAGGAACGACGAGCAGAGTCGGTACCTCCAGGTCGTTGAACAGCTCCTCCCACGCGGCGTCGCCGAGCGACAGGCCCTGTCGGATGTACTCGCGGTCCACGGCAGGCTTGCAGGCGGCCCACGCCTCGACCTCGCGCCGGCTCCACGTCGTCTCGGCCAGCATCCCCTCGACACGCTCGGGGTGGCGGGCGGGGTCGCTCATGGAGTCCAGGAAGGCGTCGTTCGCCGCGACGAAGTCCTCGTCGGGGGCGCCGTCCGTGGGCCGGGCCGGATCTTCGAGCACCAGGGCCCACACCTTCTCGGGGCGCGCCAGCGCCGTACGGAGCGCCAGCAGACCGCCGAGCGAGTGCCCCACCAGGGCGGCCGGCGCGGCCAGCGCATCGACGATGGCGACGACGTCGGCGAGGAGGACGTCGTGGGACCTCACCAGCTCGTCCTGCGTCAGGCGCGGCGAGCGCCCGTGGCCCCGAAGATCCGGCGCGTGGATGTCCCATCGAGCACCCCAGTGGCTCACCAGGTCCGGCCAGGCCGTCCCCGCCTCGGTCAGCCCGTGCAGCAGCACGACGGGCGGGGTGTCGGGGTCTCCGTAGCGGTGGATCGTGAGGGGCAGCACCGACGCCTCCGCCTGCAGTGCGCCGTCCCGGGAATCGGGACGAGCCGGGCCGTCACCCTATCCGGGCCGCGCCGCCAGAACGCTCGTCGCGATGCGGCTCGGACCGTTGAGCCCCGACGAGGGAGGAGTCGTTGGCCCTGACCTCAGCCCGATCAGGTGCCGCGGGCGGGCGGCGGCTCGAACACGACCCGGTCTCGGTCGGGGTCGTAGCGCGGTGCGAGCACGCCCGCCTCGTCGGAGAGGGGCTCCGCGCCCACCATGCTCAGACGGGTTCCGCGTACCAGGATTGCCTCGAGCGCCTCGACGTCGACGGGGGTCGCGCCCTCCAGGGTGATGTCGGTGTGCAGGCGGTGGATGGCGCCGGTGTCCCGGTCCACCAGCGCCCGTTCGAGCACCTGGGCGGCGCGTGTGCTGGAGACCGAGTCGCGGCGGTCGTGCACGATCCCCGTGGCGGCGGTGGCCGCCCGCGATACCCGGATGTTGAACGTCAGCTCGCTGACGCCGTCCGCCCAGCGGGAGTTCGACGACCCGTACCGGTGAGAGCCCCACTGGTCGGCGGGGATCTCCTCG is a genomic window containing:
- a CDS encoding sensor histidine kinase, whose amino-acid sequence is MTRRSWSFDIALALAVGVLGQLEAWWGVGATHRQGPLWAQATLYAVTAALLVVRRVHPLGCLVAIVVVSAVEFAVFGSPEGTAVALSMLVAGYTVGRRLPARRAWAAPVLGVVFWAAWSVFDPVNDGAAAPERLGTMVWMSPFVIAWLVGVLLRLSATNAEQRRASRRQQEAQAVAEERNRIARELHDVLGHSVSVMTVQASAVRRRLTADQAVERQALETVEAVGRGALTEMRRMVSALRQADDSTLLAPAPGLDQVDGLAEQFRTAGLPVEVSVSGTPRALAPALDLTAYRIVQEGLTNALRHADRPNRAEVTLRYATDHIQVAVRDDGRGAAPAEQAPPGSGLLGMRERVAVFGGSLVARARPGGGFELVASLPLDPA
- a CDS encoding response regulator transcription factor, with amino-acid sequence MSAATGTAGAERIDVLIVDDQALVRTGFRLVLEIEPDLRVVGEAADGEAAVARAAELQPDVVLMDVRMPGVDGIEATRRLTAGGNAPRVVMLTTFDMDEYVYDALRAGASGFLLKDTEPELLVAGLRAVHRGEALLGPTVVRRLIESYLERPRAVDEDSTAAALARLTERERETLRLLAEGLTNAEIAQRLYVAETTVKTHVGRVLMKLDLRDRVHAVIYAYETGLVTGPSR
- a CDS encoding TMEM175 family protein; its protein translation is MRTDRGLDRLVNFTDAAVAIAITLLVLPLVDVVTDGEQRTVAELLTQEAGTFLAFAISFVVIASFWVGHHRVFEHLQDYSRAMLWANFLWLASIVLIPFTTQLLADDGTDVPAVNALYISTMIVTTGSILLIEWLAVREPELQRAEVRGSLTLRNGAVALGLLLVALVLAVVAPRVGMFWLLLLFLADPLARLTGGRRGRDAGAAPEAP
- a CDS encoding MerR family transcriptional regulator: MHDDLLSIGALARAGGLPVSALRFYDAAGVLRPAHVDPVTGYRWYTSAQVHTARLIADLRRAGLPIVDLVAVLEAPHEAHDVLARHRRRLEEDMTAAAAHLDAAQSILDQPGRCSIAAEDLRAAIAAVRHAVGADTAWPGLAGVLLHLDGTALRLVAGDRSRIAVSTVPARQPSGPQTRVVASLAFLDEIAAGPLPDVGPVVLGPRVLEVLGRQTEPLDAAFPDYQQLLRSSRPGATVASDELAESVEGAGDIVVLRLDGDRVGVTPPRDGDAFGFSRTFLLDAVRAARAETVALALDERSALSLTPADRPDHVGLMMPIRLHT
- a CDS encoding MFS transporter gives rise to the protein MTVADASPRALPRSYLAWVGGFTVSRLGDAVLMFALGWAASGLGGSTAAVVLTLSALPRVVLLVVGGAVADRVGARRILIVGEAVLLMLTAVLALALARFGSPAWLLMASSLALGTVTAFCLPAAGSQPRRLVPDDQLTRALALRQGLSQAVLMAAAPLGGLLVGAVGLPAIAWWDAVLLGVGLCVLIAVQDMPGSSPDARPVGGPHGGRLDLVDGFRVVARTPGLRDALLLAGAGAALMLPVPALLVPLLGRATGWGAGPTGVVAGAVGAGVISAALLTARRRRLAPRVGVAAGASGLAASAVGALVLAGGAALEGPRAVAVAVAGALVFGFGNGAFVARLAPLVLGSAPRTHLARVQAIVGLVQLVPVMATTMILGALAQHASPGWALCATAVGLAACAALAVGGRRGTRRIRCAGGSAS
- a CDS encoding alpha/beta fold hydrolase is translated as MLPLTIHRYGDPDTPPVVLLHGLTEAGTAWPDLVSHWGARWDIHAPDLRGHGRSPRLTQDELVRSHDVLLADVVAIVDALAAPAALVGHSLGGLLALRTALARPEKVWALVLEDPARPTDGAPDEDFVAANDAFLDSMSDPARHPERVEGMLAETTWSRREVEAWAACKPAVDREYIRQGLSLGDAAWEELFNDLEVPTLLVVPPTSEMAPRPELLHNPRVRTVVVPDSGHCVRRDQPGRYHQAVDDFLAAALQQHLGG